Proteins co-encoded in one Callospermophilus lateralis isolate mCalLat2 chromosome 2, mCalLat2.hap1, whole genome shotgun sequence genomic window:
- the LOC143390549 gene encoding olfactory receptor 10V1-like: MEEANQTGMVHFHFRPFSRLPEVQVVIFVTFLGMYLVSVSGNLSIFLTIWMNRCLHTPMYFFLANLAALEVLYSSTIAPLTLASVLSTESTLISLPGCGTQMFFFIFLGSADCILLAVMAYDRFVAICHPLRYTLIMSWRVCVQLAVGSLVLGFALALQLTVLIFRLPFCSSKEISLFYCDVLPVMRLACADTHVHEVTLFVVSVIVLTIPSLLITLSYVFIVAAILKMRSAEGRHKAFSTCSSHLTVVLLQYGCTSVIYLCPSSRYSPDRGQVVSVVYTFVTPVLNPLIYSMRNRELKEALKRAMRRLLVPQTQEALLGLFLSVKLNVDGL; this comes from the coding sequence ATGGAGGAAGCAAACCAAACTGGGATGGTCCACTTCCACTTCCGCCCCTTCTCCCGACTCCCCGAGGTGCAGGTGGTGATTTTCGTGACCTTTCTCGGGATGTACTTGGTCAGCGTCAGTGGCAACCTCTCCATTTTCCTCACCATCTGGATGAACCGCTGtctccacacccccatgtacttcttcctggcAAACCTGGCAGCTCTGGAGGTCTTGTACTCCTCCACCATCGCCCCTCTGACCCTGGCCAGCGTCCTGTCCACAGAGAGCACCCTCATCTCCCTGCCAGGCTGCGGCACCCAGATGTTCTTCTTCATCTTCCTGGGCAGCGCGGACTGCATTCTGCTGGCCGTCATGGCCTACGACCGGTTTGTGGCCATCTGTCACCCTCTGCGCTACACCCTCATCATGAGCTGGCGCGTGTGTGTGCAGCTGGCCGTGGGGTCCCTCGTGCTGGGGTTCGCCTTGGCCCTGCAGCTGACTGTGCTCATCTTCCGGCTGCCCTTCTGCAGCAGCAAGGAGATCAGCCTGTTCTACTGCGACGTCCTCCCTGTCATGAGGCTGGCCTGTGCCGACACCCACGTCCACGAGGTCACCCTGTTTGTGGTCAGTGTCATTGTGCTCACCATCCCCTCCCTGCTCATCACCCTGTCCTATGTCTTCATTGTGGCTGCCATCCTGAAGATGCGCTCTGCAGAGGGGAGGCACAAGGCCTTCTCCACCTGCTCCTCCCACCTGACTGTGGTGCTCCTGCAGTATGGGTGCACAAGTGTCATCTACCTGTGCCCCAGCTCCAGGTACTCTCCAGACAGGGGCCAGGTGGTGTCTGTGGTTTACACGTTTGTCACCCCTGTGCTGAACCCCTTGATCTACAGCATGAGGAACAGGGAGCTTAAGGAGGCTTTGAAGAGAGCAATGAGGAGGCTCCTTGT